The window CACAGGGGACGTTTCCCAGGATGTGCTGGGGAAAGAGGCTGGGGCCTGGCTGACTCACACAGGGGCAGCACTGGGTCAGGGCCACGATGAGGAGAGCACAGAGCCCTTCCGGAAGTTTCCAAAGCTGGGCTCCTGGCTCTTGGGCGCTGTGAACAAGGCCAGTGAAGATGCCAGCCACACCGGATGGGGGCCCACGTAGTGACCTCAGTGTAACCCCCTTGTTATAAAGGCCTGTCTCcaaacagtcacattctgaggtgcggGGGGTGGGCGGTCAGGACTTCTACAGatcggggcggggagggggggagggatgCAGTTCAGCCCTTGGCTGCAGGACGGGCCAGTGCAGGCATCACGGACGACGCCCAGACGGGTTTGCAGGCCAGGCCCCTTACGGGAAGGGAATGTGCCGGGCGTCCTGCCGTCAGGAGGGCCCAGAGTGGGGGGCCGTGGCCTGGCCCCACCgcggcctcctctgcctccccacagGGCTTTGCAGAGCGGATCCGCCCCATGGTCCGAGACGGTGTCTACTTTATGTATGAGGCGCTCCACGGCACCCCCAAAAAAATCCTGGTGGAAGGGGCCAACGCAGCCCTCCTTGATATTGACTTCGGTAGGTGCCCGGCCCGGCTGCTCCCACGATCCCCCCTTTGCTGCCTGCCGGGGACCAGGCTGGCCGCGGAGCGGGTGTGCAGGGCTGCCTTCCGGGGCCACGCTGCTGCCCGTCGTCCTCATGCTTCAGCTGGGAGGGGGCAAGCAACAGAGCTGGCCTAGACGGGAGGGGAGCGGCCAGAGCTGTGGGCCCTCAGCACGTCCCGTCCTGACCCCACGACCACATCAGCCCCAAGGCCACCTCGTACAGGCAGGGGAAGCGCCCACCCTCCGAGCCGGGGGCAACCTTCTGTCTCTATTCCCCCGCAGACTCCTACGTGGGCCACCGCGGCCCGACGCACAGTGCCCACACAGGTCACTCCCCCGGGAGGGTCCCTTGGCCACTCGCCCTGGAGACCCGCCGAGGGGACGTGCAGGAGGCCGACCCAGACGCTGCCCTCTGCCAAGCCGGAGCCCTGGGCCGGGCTGCTCTGCAGGGGTGGGAGGCGCCCCTGACGGCTCTGTCTTGCAGGGACGTACCCCTTTGTGACGTCATCCAACTGCACCGTGGGCGGCGTGTGCACGGGCCTGGGCATCCCCCCCCAGAACATAGGCGAGGTCTACGGCGTGGTGAAGGCCTACACCACACGCGTGGGCATTGGCGCCTTCCCCACCGAGCAGATCAACGTGAGTCCCCAGCGCCGGCGGGGCCACAGCAGGGGCCACAGAGGCAGAGCCCGGCCCCGTGCTGGGCAGAGCAGGGACACAGGCGAGGGCAGAGGCGGGCATCCGCCGGGTCGCGCGCCACAGAAGCTCCCGGGAAGCCCCGGGGACCAGCCCTTCAGAGCACCCCATGCGGGCAGCTGGGGGAGCCCTCAGGGTGCCGCTGGCCGCCTTTCCTCAGCAAGGGCCCAAGGTCACGTCCTGAGCGGGGGCTGTGAGGCCGTCGTGGGAGGGAAGGGCGCCGCATCCAGAACACCCCGTGGCTGTCGGGGCAGGGCAGCAGGCGTAGGGACGGGGCCTCACCCAGAAACAAGCACACACCTGCCCCCCCATCCTCACGTACCTGCACGTGGGCCATAGcgggggaggcaggaggcggcCGTCCCCAGGGCCCGGTCCTCCACGTGTCCAGGAGGAGGCGCTCAAGGACACGGACCCCGCTGGTCAGCACGGCCTCACCAGTGGGAGCCTCGGCTGAGGGCACACCTGCCAGGGACgtggggatgggggaggccaGGCACGAGGAAGGACTTGTCAGGGGGTACAGCATCCAACAGTCcccagggggcagcagggagagggaagagggggaagagggttagacagcaggaggaggagaagggagagggggagggaaggggggagggaggaggaggaggaggaggggagggggaggcacagagagaaatgcCAGGCGCAGGCCCCCCCTCATGCCGCGGCGGACCTCACTGCTCTGCCGTCTCACGCAGGAAATCGGGGACCTGCTGCAGAGCCGTGGCCACGAGTGGGGGGTGACCACCGGCAGGAAGAGGCGCTGCGGCTGGTTGGACCTGATGATTCTCAGATACGCTCACATGGTCAACGGCTTTACCGCGTAAGCAGCCCTCCCAGCACGGGCtatgtcgggggggggggggggggggggcggcacgGTGGGGCCGACGGGTGACATCGGAGCTGGCCTGCCATCTGCTCCTGAGCACCTGTGGGGAGGGCGACAGCAGGCAGCCAGAGGGCGTCCTGGCACCTGCAGGAGGTTAACGCCGGCCATCGCGGGAGGGAGAGGAACCTGGCGTGACGGCCTACGCAGCTGTCCTCACGGACACGACGCCCTCTAAGTGGGATGTCGCCGGGCTTGGCCGGACCCGACTGCCAAGACCTCCCTTAGGTCTGCCCGGGTTGGGCGCTGGGCGGCCGGAGGGAGACACTGTCCCCACACCGTGAGCAGGTGCCAGAGAGGCTGCGCTCTGAGCGCCGAGGCCACGGCAAAGCGGAGGACGGGGTGGCATCGCCCCCATGGGCTCAGGCAGCACAGAGACCCACCTGTGAGGCTTTTCAGGCCTGGCCTGGACAGGAGGAAGgacaggatgaggccctgggctcagAGCCCGGGCCAGGAAGAACCGGCGGAGGCGGCCACTGTCGCTGCCACCAGGGGCTGGACACAGTCCCTGCGCGTCCCTGGGGGTGCTGGCCGCAGAGGAGCTGAACGCAGCCCCATCGCAGGGCCCACAGGGTCAGGGGGGCGGGAGCAGGGTCCCGTGGGGGCACCCGAGGTGAGGGccccctctgcccacctgtcACCGGGGCTGCTGTCTGCGTTTCCTGGTGGCCGTAAACAGCAGGGGAGACGCAAGGGTGGAAGGCCAGCCCGCCCCCAGCTTCTCCAGTGGGTGGCCGTCTGCTGGTTGGGGACAGGCTGGCCTTAACGAAACTGGACATCCTGGATGCCCTGGACGAGGTGAAGGTCGGCGTCTCGTACAAGCTGAACGGGAAGAGGATCCCCTATTTCCCAGGTACGGGGTATGGGGTATGGTGGCTTTTCTGAGAAGGGACTGGTCTGCACGTGAAGTACGCAGagtgcctgtggggagcccccttcttccctcccatgGGGATggagtggggacagggaggggacaggtgggGACCGGACCGGCTGGCTGCGGGGCAGCCCAGGGAAGGGGCTCAGAGGGACGGACACACCTGGGGTGGCAGGTGGGAGCCAGCCCCCTGCtaaccccaggccccagggacgCTTATGTGCTACCAAGGCCCACCTCCGGGGCACGCTGGAAGCTCCCTGGACAGGGGTGGGCTACCGCACGTCCCCTCTTTAAAAGCAGGCAGGTCATGTTTTCTTGGATGGCCCAGTTCCTTATGCACCTCGACGCCCGCCCCAGCGACTTCCTACCCACGGCCACGGGGCAGCCGCGCTCACGCTCCCCGAGTGCACGCATATAACCACCAGTGCTGCTTGGCTGCAGGACCTGCATGTGTCCTGTCCACCCGTGTCCCCGGCCCTGCTGACCCCTGGCCTTTGAGAAGGCACAGCAGGGGGGTGGTGTGACCCCAGGGATCCGGGGCCCAGGGAGCACGCAGTGAGGACGCTGGCAGTAGGACCGCTTGTCCCAGCGCCTTCCATCAGCAAGGGATGGGTGGCATCCACTGGGAGCCACATGCCGGGAGCCACGGAGTCCTGGCTGCAGCAGGGTCCTTGCCCTGGGAACAGGACACACAGATCCCTTCACGCTTCAGGACCCTCAGAATTTCCAAGGGGGGCggacccgggtggctcagcccattaggcatccaactcttgattttggcttgggtcatgatctcgggtccgAAGATCGTGCCCTGCATCGGGCTCGGTGCTCAGGGCAGGGTCTGcaggagattctctctctctgctccttgctCTGCATGCTCATGAGTGAGAGATctctaaataaatggataaataaaatgttaaaaaaaaaaaaaaaagaatttccaagtGGGGTCCATGGAATTCCGCAGCTGAGCCAGCACTTGGCAGATCCGTGTCTGGGGTGGACGAGTCCCCTGGTCTGGAAGGGGTACAGCCAATGTCCGAGAACCCACCCCCCTGAAGACCAAACAGGGCCGCTTGGCCAAATAGGGTGAGCAgctacccccacccctgccgaATGGGCACCAGGTCTTCAGGACAtgggtcccccccgcccccctctgtcTCCAGCGAACCAGGAGATACTACAGAAGGTCGAAGTCGAATACGAAACGCTGCCTGGGTGGAAGGCGGACACCACGGGCGCCAGGAAGTGGGAGGACCTCCCCCCGCAGGCCCAGAACTACATCCGGTTCGTGGAGAATCACATCGGAGTGGCAGGTGGGTGCCCGTGCCCCTGCCACCACCCCGCCCTCGGCCCCCACGCCCGGGGCTGAGCCTCCCTTTCCCTTCCAGTGAAATGGGTTGGTGTCGGCAAATCAAGAGACTCGATGATCCAGCTGTTTTAGGCAAAGGCAGGGCTGGCCAGCAGCCGCGGCCCCATCCGCATCCACAGCCACCAAGTCAACGCccgaaaggaggaaggagaagtatTTTCTGTACTTTATGTTCCTAAGCCTTCAGCTCAGCTGATTTCCACGGTGACCCAAACATCTGACAGCCAGCGttgtgtacatttttattttttaaatcctgctATTTAAAATGAGCCAAAGTACTCAGAACAGAGAACTTCTATGGCACGTGCATTGTCCCACGGTGGTGTGGCCGGCTGGAGCAGTTTAGTAATAAACATATCCAGTAGCCACCGAACGGTGGTGACCAGTACGTGTCTGGCTCTGACCATCCTTTTGTTTTGACTTCTGAACACTAACGCTTGGCGTGACCAGTCGGGGTGACACAGGTTTCCGGGATCACACAGCCAAGCCCTGTGCTTGTCTGGAGGGCAAGCGGGAGCGAGCCCGGTGGGCAGACCGCAAGCATTCAGTGCGTCCCAGAGGGGAACCCTGCAGCACCGCCGCCTGAGCTCTGAGCCCGTGGGGGTGCAGGCAGCGCCCAGCAGCCCCCTTCATGTCAGCCGTGTgcacctgccctctgccctccaaAGGTCACCGGCTGGAGCAGGTCACTTGTTAACTGGCCACAGCTGCCACGAGCTTCCTGAGGTCTTCGCTGGGAGCTGAGGAGTCCCCTTGAGCAGCTCTTCGGAGCCTGgggtaaatggagaaaaataactGTCCTGGGGAGATCACTTTGGTGAGGAAAGGAGTTAGACGGGGAGACCGGCTTTGTAACCCGGCACTGGCAGCTGGGCTCATGGAAGTGGGTCGGTGCCCACGGGGCTGGCTTTCCCGGGGACCTCGCGGGGCCCGAAGGTTCGGTGGtccagcctggctggctcacacCAAGGACACCTAACCGCGGGACAGCATCCTTGGTGAGCAGGCCCGATTCTGAGCCTCCTGGGCCTTCATGCACACTAGCAAACGGCTCCAAACAGTGTCCAGAACAGTCTTGGGCGACGTGAAACAAGCCAGGAACACGGGCCGCAGCCGCTTCCTTGGCCTTCCAGTCGCCGAGAGCACAGCTACCCGGAGGCCACGGGAGAAGCACCAGCCAGACACAGTCCTTTCCATTTCCCGAGGCAGACAGGAGCCGCCCTCAGGTCTCGGTGCCCCCAGGGGGACACGCTTCTCCGGGCGAGCGGGCTGTCTGGCCACAGCAGAGGGATGCGCGCCTCTGACAGTCACCCGGGGTaggcatttttcaaaagaaagagaaaccatttCATTCTGTATAAAAAGCTACAAGCCTGGCTTTGGAAGGTTGACCTGCATATTTAAATTAGCTGCCAAATTTTCAATTCTCTACCTTGTAGTGGCCGCTAAATCCTTCGCTTCAAGATTTTGTTCCACCTCCAGACAAAATCTTGCAGAGGCAGCCTCGGGCGATGCCCTCACGTGGCTGTAGCGTTTTGCAGGCTGAAAAGATCAATTTACGGGGGTGATGATTCCTGCGTGGCGCCAACTTCCTTACTCCCAGGGATGGGAGGCTGTCCTGAGGGGTGGGCGGGGGCACGCAGCCCCCCTTTGCAGCAGGTGTCGGAGGGTCTGAGCGATGGTAAGGTGCTCTCTCTTTTGCACCCGTAACAGCCCCAGCATGGAGGGGCTCGCAGTGGTCTCAGCTCAACGCGCAAGGGAGACAAATCCCTAATCGATCCAGGTTGCTGGGCTCTTCCAAGTGCCCTGAAAAGCGGCCAGTTCTCTGGACGTTCACTTACCTGCACTCGGCCACCCCGCTCCGAGGCGCTGACCGGTGAGGGGAGCCGGACGGCCAGAGACATCCTTAGAGGGGATCCAGGGGAGCTGCCTTCGCCAGAGCCCAGACCAGGCGCCAGCCCAGGTCGGTCAGCAAGTGAGCGAGCGGTGGTGCAGCACACACCCAACTCACTCAGCAACGAAGGAACCTCACCGAGGGGCTCAAAGTCGGCGCGCTGAGGGGCCCAACACGAACGCGTCTGCAGAGTGAGCTGCCCGTGTGCTGCGAGGCTCTAGGACAGCGGCTGCACTGCAGGGAGGGGAGCGTACCCAAGGCCTCCTGTGGCCACACAGGTGTATGCGCTTGTTGTCACGGACGCCACCGTCCCTCGCTCATCCGGGCACTGCTCTGGGCGCACATCCGTTCGACTTCGCCGTAACTAAATTACGCTGCAACTTAAGTTACTCACAGGGATGCAAGCGCAGCGACTGCCCAGCCCTGGGATGGCTGAGATGGTCATTGCTCAAAATCTTAGGGCCCCGAGGCCACCCTGACCAGACACGGGCGAGAATGCACCTCCTGCCAGCCGTG of the Canis lupus baileyi chromosome 9, mCanLup2.hap1, whole genome shotgun sequence genome contains:
- the ADSS1 gene encoding adenylosuccinate synthetase isozyme 1, translating into MSGTRASNDRPPGTGGVKRGRLQQEAAATGSRVTVVLGAQWGDEGKGKVVDLLATDADIVSRCQGGNNAGHTVVVDGREYDFHLLPSGIINTKAVSFIGNGVVVHLPGLFEEAEKNEKKGLKDWEKRLVISDRAHLVFDFHQAVDGLQEVQRQAQEGKNIGTTRKGIGPAYSSKAARTGLRVCDLLSDFDEFSARFKNLARQHQSMFPSLEVDVEGQLKKLKGFAERIRPMVRDGVYFMYEALHGTPKKILVEGANAALLDIDFGTYPFVTSSNCTVGGVCTGLGIPPQNIGEVYGVVKAYTTRVGIGAFPTEQINEIGDLLQSRGHEWGVTTGRKRRCGWLDLMILRYAHMVNGFTALALTKLDILDALDEVKVGVSYKLNGKRIPYFPANQEILQKVEVEYETLPGWKADTTGARKWEDLPPQAQNYIRFVENHIGVAVKWVGVGKSRDSMIQLF